The following nucleotide sequence is from Fibrobacter succinogenes.
TTACCTTGTGGGATAAGGATGAATCGTTCAAGAAGTCGCTGGACTCCCGTCCGGAAACTGAACCGTACACTTTCTACGATGGCCCTCCGTTTGCAACGGGCCT
It contains:
- a CDS encoding class I tRNA ligase family protein; translation: MALFREVDKNETFPDIEERVLTLWDKDESFKKSLDSRPETEPYTFYDGPPFATGL